The following coding sequences lie in one Metopolophium dirhodum isolate CAU chromosome 5, ASM1992520v1, whole genome shotgun sequence genomic window:
- the LOC132945749 gene encoding serine/arginine repetitive matrix protein 1 → MYTGTSADQDTRFSDKEKKLLKQMKFSESLNAKVDMNKVKLDTIKPWIGKRITELLGMEDDVVEEFVNNQLEADTWPDPRKMQINLTGFLNGKNARVFMTDLWELLLSAQESPSGIPPKFIEQKKEELKKKMEDQERVGDMIKKFEKDKEDREKERKKDRERRKSRSRSHTRDRRSRSRDRHRDKRDKEKERDKYKDHDSDKVREKHTKRDSRSKSKGKLVSNGHTSPTKKEKSRSCSPKNDITSTEEKTTNPKTSDSPAKDKVVETNNKPKPKERSLSRDSTKRREKKRHHSSSSSRSSSSSNSSLSPDRKKDFEIQKKENSIQKKRQYRTNKDESSGSESDKDKSTDRRDRRDRSSSRSRRPSRHAFNRGRYREKSRDRYYRDRERERARERERNRRDRERERRDRERAIRERDRERDRRRQREREEKSSPRRRKSRSPERKSRSGSRHTRSRSKSKRRPSGKSRSRERTVKDSSIVSPTKKDNTSKSKASQESLSRTPSPFKKVEDKAERKPVKDRLGVRDEQHSKSSQPQKSKGQSPSSEKKNNTDKKNSSSSRRKSSTSPAIKKKEEDKTEKVKKLIKKSDTSDAENTKIKKKEESSSSDESLKKSKKKVKRDSSSDDDKVKAKKRKLKDSTSSEDDDSKKKKKRKKRSSSSSSDESDRDDKKKKKDKKHKKHKKHKKHKKHKKRKTEESGSDAKSGDESEQRLREKALRTMKKKNQAKHDGTPNSNSSD, encoded by the exons ATGTATAcg ggTACTAGTGCTGACCAGGATACTAGATTCAGTGACAAAGAAAAAAAGCTTTTGAAACAAATGAAATTTAGTGAATCTTTAAACGCtaag GTTGATATGAATAAAGTAAAACTAGATACTATCAAACCTTGGATTGGTAAAAGAATAACAGAATTGCTAGGAATGGAAGACGATGTTGTAGAAGAATTTGTGAACAATCAGCTTGAAGCCGATACT TGGCCTGATCCaagaaaaatgcaaataaatcTCACTGGTTTCTTGAATGGCAAAAATGCTCGAGTATTTATGACGGATTTGTGGGAATTACTTTTGTCTGCACAGGAATCTCCATCGGGAATCCCCCCTAAATTTATTGAGCAAAAAAAAGAAGagttaaaaaagaaaatg GAAGATCAAGAGCGTGTAGGAGATATGATTAAGAAGTTTGAAAAAGATAAAGAAGATAgagaaaaagaaagaaaaaaagatagagaaag AAGGAAAAGTCGTAGTAGATCACATACACGAGATCGTCGTAGCAGATCTAGAGATCGCCATCGTGATAAACGTGATAAAGAAAAGGAAAGAGATAAATATAAAGATCATGATTCAGATAAAGTAcgagaaaaacatacaaaaagaGA TTCTCGTTCAAAGTCAAAAGGAAAACTTGTGAGTAATGGACATACTTCACCGACTAAAAAGGAAAAAAGTCGTAGTTGTTCACCTAAAAATGATATTACCTCAACTGAAGAAAAAACTACTAATCCAAAGACTTC agaTTCACCTGCTAAAGACAAAGTtgtagaaacaaataataaacctAAACCTAAAGAACGATCATTATCTAGAGATTCTACTAAACGCAGGGAGAAAAAACGACATCATTCTTCTTCATCAAGTCGCAGTTCATCATCATCTAATTCTTCTTTAAGCCCTG accgTAAAAAAGATTTTGAAATTCAGAAAAAAGAAAACAGTATCCAAAAGAAAAGACAATACCGAACAAATAAAGATGAATCGTCCGGAAGTGAATCTGACAAAGATAAATCTACAGATAgaaga GATCGTCGTGATCGTTCATCTTCTCGATCAAGGCGTCCATCTAGACATGCTTTTAATCGTGGCCGTTATCGTGAAAAAAGTCGTGATCGTTATTATAGAGATAGAGAAAGGGAAAGGGCAAGAGAAAGAGAACGTAATCGCCGTGATCGTGAGCGGGAACGTAGAGATAGAGAAAGAGCAATTCGTGAAAGGGACCGTGAACGTGATAGACGTAGGCAAAGAGAAAGAGAAGAAAAATCATCACCTCGAAGAAG GAAATCCAGAAGTCCTGAAAGAAAATCTAGATCAGGCAGCAGACATACAAGATCTCGTTCAAAATCTAAA AGGAGACCAAGTGGAAAATCACGTAGCAGGGAACGCACTGTTAAGGATTCAAGTATTGTTTCTCCCACTAAAAAAGATAACACTTCAAAATCAAAG GCTTCTCAAGAAAGTTTATCTAGAACCCCTTCACCTTTTAAGAAAGTTGAAGACAAGGCAGAACGTAAACCAGTAAAAGATAGATT GGGCGTTAGAGATGAACAACATTCTAAATCTTCTCAGCCACAAAAATCAAAAGGACAATCTCCTTCATCGGAAAAGAAAAATAACActgataaaaa aaattcaTCTAGTTCTAGACGAAAGTCATCAACATCTCCTGCTATTAAAAAGAAAGAAGAA GATAAaacagaaaaagtaaaaaaacttattaagaAATCTGACACATCTGATGCCGAaaacaccaaaattaaaaaaaaggaagAATCAAGTTCATCAGATGAATCattaaaaaagtctaaaaaGAAAGTTAAAAGAGATTCTAGTTCAGATGATGATAAAGTAAAAGCTAAAAAACGGAAACTCAAGGATTCTACTTCATCTGAAGATGATGATtcgaagaaaaaaaagaaacgcAAAAAGAGATCGTCCAGTTCAAGTTCTGAT GAAAGTGACAGAGatgacaaaaaaaagaaaaaggacaagaaacataaaaaacataagaaGCATAAGAAACACAAAAAACATAAGAAACGCAAGACTGAAGAAagt GGTTCTGATGCCAAATCTGGAGATGAGTCGGAACAACGTTTAAGGGAGAAGGCACTGCGTacaatgaaaaagaaaaatcagGCTAAACATGACGGAACCCCTAATAGTAATAGCAGTGATTAA
- the LOC132945748 gene encoding cell division cycle 5-like protein — MPRIMIKGGVWRNTEDEILKAAVMKYGKNQWSRIASLLHRKSAKQCKARWFEWLDPSIKKTEWSREEDEKLLHLAKLMPTQWRTIAPIVGRTASQCLERYEYLLDQAQRKEDGEEVGDDPRKLKPGEIDPNPETKPARPDPKDMDEDELEMLSEARARLANTQGKKAKRKAREKQLEEARRLAALQKRRELRAAGIGVGRGNKRKRGIDYNAEIPFEKKPALGFYDTANEDVDPLAPDFRKLRQQNLDGELRVEIEERERKKDKAKLKQRKENEVPLAMLNNQEPIRKMSKLVLPEPQISDQELQQVVKLGRASEMAREIAMENGPQQASDALLSDYTPSINNIPGRTPRTPSVSTDKVLQDAQNIMALTHVDTPLKGGLNTELQNVDFNGVTPQRQLITTPNTILGTPLSQAASDGFQTPQSDRSLVKAGMLTPTPLRDQLSINRSDSMEVDIINTPQAMKNYQHQVKEQLKAGLSTLPNPKNDFEIVVPEDQPEDEETVVQKDFIEDQSDVEMRSAEELLARRQLEMKLRSQVIQRCLPRPPDTNIVLRPLNSEPPLTDLQRAEELIKQEMITMLHYDAVRSPLPPEVATLTQSGPKKQPILTETQHLAYLQAHPYQQFTEEEMENAKQVLIKEMEIVKQGMNHGELSLDSFTQVWGECLGQVLFLPNQNRYTRANLASKKDRIESLEKKLEQNRGHMTKEAKKAGKMEKKIKIILGGYQTRSQGLIKQFITSVDEIEQGHLELSTFQFLQRQEESAIPKRLQSLTDDVDRQKEREKILQQKFLDLETRWKELQIGND; from the exons ATGCCGCGAATCATGATAAAAGGCGGCGTTTGGCGAAACACCGAG gatGAGATTCTTAAAGCAGCTGTTATGAAATATGGCAAAAATCAATGGTCACGTATTGCATCATTATTACATCGTAAATCAGCTAAACAATGTAAGGCACGTTGGTTTGAATGGCTTGATCCAAGTATCAAAAAAACTGAATGGAGTCGAGAGGAAGATGAAAAGCTTTTACATCTTGCTAAACTCATGCCTACACAATGGCGTACCATTGCTCCAATTGTTGGTCGTACAGCTTCACAGTGTTTGGAAAGatatgaatatttatt AGATCAAGCTCAAAGGAAAGAAGATGGTGAGGAAGTAGGCGATGATCCAAGAAAATTAAAACCTGGTGAAATTGATCCAAATCCTGAAACAAAACCAGCTCGTCCCGATCCTAAAGATATGGACGAAGACG agTTGGAAATGTTATCTGAAGCAAGAGCTCGTTTAGCCAATACACAGGGAAAAAAGGCAAAACGTAAAGCTCGTGAGAAGCAATTAGAAGAAGCTAGAAGACTTGCTGCATTACAA aaaCGGAGGGAATTGCGTGCTGCTGGTATAGGTGTTGGAAGAGGCAATAAACGAAAGCGTGGTATAGACTATAATGCTGAAATACCATTTGAGAAAAAACCAGCTTTAGGGTTTTATGATACTGCCAATGAGGATGTTGATCCACTTGCACCAGATTTCAGAAAATTGAGGCAACAAAATTTAGATGGAGAACTACGTGTTGAAATTGAAGAA agagaaagaaagaaagaCAAAGCTAAGCTCAAGCAGCGTAAGGAAAATGAAGTTCCTTTAGCTATGTTAAATAATCAAGAACCTATAAGGAAAATGAGTAAACTTGTTCTACCAGAACCACAAATATCTGATCAA gAATTGCAACAAGTTGTTAAATTGGGACGAGCCAGTGAAATGGCACGAGAAATAGCAATGGAAAATGGTCCTCAACAAGCTTCAGACGCATTATTGTCAGATTATACCccttcaattaataatattcctgGCCGCACTCCAAGAACCCCATCTGTTTCAACTGACAAAGTTTTACAA gACGCTCAAAATATTATGGCTCTAACACATGTAGATACTCCTCTCAAAGGAGGTCTTAATACTGAATTGCAAAATGTTGATTTCAATGGTGTCACCCCACAACGACAGTTGATTACAACacctaatacaattttaggtACTCCACTTTCACAAGCTGCTAGTGATGGTTTCCAAACTCCACAAAGTGATAGATCACTAGTAAAAGCTGGTATGCTGACACCTACTCCTCTAAGGGATCAGTTAAGCATCAATCGTTCAGATTCTATGGaagttgatattataaatacaccCCAAGCTATGAAAAACTACCAACATCAAGTAAAAGAACAGTTGAAAGCGGGCTTAAGTACATTGCCAAAtccaaaaaatgattttgaaataGTTGTACCTGAGGACCAACCCGAAGACGAAGAAACTGTTGTTCAAAAAGATTTCATAGAAGATCAGTCTGATGTTGAGATGCGTAGTGCTGAAGAACTTCTTGCTCGCC GCCAATTAGAAATGAAGTTGCGATCTCAAGTAATCCAACGATGTTTACCTCGTCCACCAGATACTAATATTGTTTTGAGACCTTTGAATTCAGAGCCACCCCTTACAGATCTTCAAAGG GCTGAAGAATTGATTAAGCAAGAAATGATTACAATGCTTCATTATGATGCTGTCCGTAGCCCTTTACCGCCAGAAGTTGCTACACTTACTCAAAGTGGTCCCAAAAAACAGCCAATCCTAACTGAAACTCAGCATTTAGCTTATTTACAGGCACACCCATACCAACAATTCACTGAAGAAGAAAtggaaaat gcAAAACAAGTTTTGATAAAAGAAATGGAAATTGTTAAACAAGGTATGAATCATGGGGAATTGTCATTAGACTCATTTACTCAAGTGTGGGGTGAATGTTTGGGCCAAGTACTATTTCTGCCCAATCAAAATCGTTATACAAGAGCAAATTTAGCTAGTAAAAAAGATAGAATTGAATCGCTTGAAAAGAAACTGGAACAGAATAGAGGTCATATGACTAAAGAAGCTAAAAAAGCtggaaaaatggaaaaaaaaattaaaattattctcggGGGATATCAA acTCGTTCTCAAGGTCTTATAAAACAATTCATAACCAGTGTGGATGAGATTGAACAAGGACATTTAGAATTATCAACTTTTCAGTTTTTGCAACGACAGGAAGAATCTGCTATACCAAAACGACTACAG tcattAACTGATGATGTAGACCGTCAAAAAGAACGAGAGAAAATTCTACAACAAAAATTCCTTGACCTTGAAACACGATGGAAAGAATTACAAATTGGAAATGATTGA
- the LOC132945194 gene encoding ATP-dependent RNA helicase vasa-like, giving the protein MNSLNKPIANESSKNENISITRGRGRGFLLKMIGKHSSEKSVNLSSSSILPTENMKSNVVVHNQDLVKKSSFQDYEYTYEIPARSTYIPPEPNENDKSIYDDGISSEKSGNLSSSSSILPTENMKSNVVVHNQDLVKKSSFPECEYIYEIPARSTYIPPDINENDESIYDDGISSGINFEKFNDIEVKVNGKNIPEAIESFNTLNNIPEQLMDNIKMCNFVKPTPIQKYSIPIILSGKDLMATAQTGSGKTVAYVLPIIQKLLMDPQTLVKDRNHSEPQVVIMAPTRELAVQIKMVVLKLTRGTGISSFVCYGGTLVSHQKNQILKGCHILVATPGRLNEFVQHGFITFSSVRFFVLDEVDKMLDIESKPDIDKILDHFSMPSIMNRQTIMLSATLPDATQHLAKFYLNKNYLFLAVGIISSASKDIKQTFFLVNRFNKREILSNILKKDSVGTIVFVKQKWTADFLATYLCEKNIPSTSIHGDRLQDMREIALNDFRNRKMNVLVATTVAARGLDIKCVNHVLNYDMPLEIEEYVQRIGRTGRLGNKGIATSLFDPEEDYLLVDPIITTLASANQEIPNWLLKLGREARYNDANDDIDKFGGSDIRIISNSVDECEEW; this is encoded by the exons atg AATTCTCTTAATAAACCAATCGCAAATGAAAgttctaaaaatgaaaatatttccattacCCGAGGCCGAGGACgaggatttttattaaaaatgattggaaAACACAGTTCTGAAAAATCTGTGAATTTATCGTCATCATCAATATTGCCCACAGAAAATATGAAGAGCAATGTCGTAGTACATAACCAAGACCTTGTTAAAAAGTCTAGTTTTCAAGACTATGAGTATACTTATGAAATCCCTGCGAGATCAACTTATATTCCACCTGAACCCAATGAAAATGACAAATCTATTTATGATGACGGAATCAGTTCTGAAAAATCTGGGaatttatcatcatcatcatcaatatTGCCCACAGAAAATATGAAGAGCAATGTTGTAGTACATAACCAAGACCTTGTTAAGAAGTCTAGTTTTCCAGAATgtgaatatatttatgaaatccCCGCAAGATCAACTTATATTCCACCTGATATCAATGAAAATGATGAATCTATTTATGATGACGGAATCAGTTCTggtataaattttgaaaaattcaatgaCATTGAAGTGAAGGTGAACGGAAAAAATATACCCGAAGCTATTGAAAGCTTTAATACGTTGAACAATATACCAGAGCAGTTAatggataatattaaaatgtgtaattttGTGAAACCAACtcctatacaaaaatattctaTTCCTATTATTTTATCTGGTAAAGATTTAATGGCCACTGCACAAACAGGTTCAGGAAAAacg gTTGCTTATGTTTTACCAATCATACAAAAATTGCTCATGGACCCACAGACATTAGTAAAAGATAGAAATCATAGTGAACCCCAAGTTGTTATAATGGCACCTACACGAGAATTGGCTGTTCAAATTAAAATGGTTGTGCTAAAATTGACAAGAGGTACGGGAATTTCATCGTTTGTGTGTTATGGTGGAACTTTAGTCAGtcatcaaaaaaatcaaattctt aaaggTTGTCACATACTTGTAGCAACTCCTGGTAGATTAAATGAATTTGTTCAGCATGGCTTCATAACATTTTCATCTGTGAGATTTTTTGTTTTGGATGAAGTTGATAAAATGTTAGACATTGAGTCAAAACCGgatattgataaaattttagATCACTTTTCAATGCCGTCTATT ATGAATAGACAGACAATTATGTTGTCAGCAACTTTACCAGATGCCACTCAGCATTTagcaaaattttatttaaacaaaaattatttatttttagcagTTGGTATTATTAGTAGTGCTTCAAAAGATATAAAACAAACCTTTTTCTTGGTTAATAGATTCAATAAACGTGAAATTTtatccaatattttaaaaaaag ATTCAGTAGGAACTATAGTATTTGTAAAACAGAAATGGACAGCAGATTTCCTTGCTACATATCTATGCGAAAAGAATATTCCATCAACAAGTATACATGGTGATCGTTTACAAGATATGAGAGAAATTGCTTTAAATGATTTTCGTAACAGAAAGATGAATGTACTTGTAGCAACAACTGTAGCGGCAAGAGGATTAg ATATTAAATGTGTGAACCATGTACTTAATTATGACATGCCTCTGGAAATTGAAGAGTATGTGCAAAGAATTGGACGAACAGGTAGACTGGGAAACAAAGGAATTGCTACGTCTTTATTTGATCCTGAAGAAGATTATCTTTTGGTGGATCCAATTATAACAACTCTTGCATCA GCAAATCAAGAAATACCTAATTGGTTACTTAAACTTGGACGAGAAGCCAGATATAATGATGCTAATGATGATATAGATAAATTTGGAGGCTCAGATAtaagaatt ATATCAAACTCAGTCGACGAATGCGAAGAATGGTGA
- the LOC132945195 gene encoding U6 snRNA-associated Sm-like protein LSm5, producing the protein MATSVATNPSTLLPLELVDKCIGSRIHIVMKNDKEIVGTLLGFDDFVNMLLEDVTEYESTPEGRRVTKLDQILLNGNNITMLVPGGEMPGE; encoded by the exons ATGGCCACTTCCGTTGCGACTAACCCTTCGACTTTGCTTCCACTCG AACTTGTGGATAAATGCATTGGATCTAGGATTCACATTGTTATGAAAAACGATAAAGAAATAGTTGGTACTTTATTGGGCTTTGATGATTTTGTCAACATGTTGCTTGAAGATGTAACGGAATATGAATCTACGCCCGAAGGAAGACGAGTCACTAAATtagatcaaatattattaaatggaaataatataacaatg ttggTTCCTGGTGGTGAAATGCCTggtgaataa
- the LOC132945736 gene encoding probable U3 small nucleolar RNA-associated protein 11, protein MSSWIKASKVNQKTHRERHQPDVRQKYGLLEKKKDYKVRARHHQERERVMKLLKKRAQNRNPDEFYFHMTNSKVEDGRHTEIREEDEHTEDQIKLMQTRDLKYINMRATMERKKIERLQSQLHFLDQANQTNNSHIYFNDGDQCLGNLPENIDTHPDLIERKTNRMRMSDLEKIELPDLDEETIKQMISEKRKSYRELERRTNREKELSVVQRKLEIKSHLLGSKQEQPKKIKPATKDAAPIYKWKYERKK, encoded by the coding sequence atgtcgtCGTGGATAAAAGCATCAAAAGTTAATCAGAAAACGCACAGGGAACGCCACCAGCCGGATGTTCGTCAAAAATATGGGTTGCTCGAGAAGAAAAAAGATTATAAAGTCCGCGCTAGACACCACCAGGAACGTGAACgtgtaatgaaattattaaagaaacGAGCACAAAACCGCAATCCAGATGAATTTTATTTCCATATGACGAATTCCAAAGTCGAGGACGGACGTCATACAGAAATACGAGAAGAAGATGAACATACTGAAGATCAAATTAAGCTAATGCAAACTAGAGATTTGAAATACATCAATATGCGTGCGACTATGGAAAGGAAAAAAATTGAGCGTTTACAATCCCAACTACATTTCTTAGATCAAGCTAATCAAACAAATAACAgtcatatatatttcaatgatgGTGACCAGTGTCTTGGAAATTTACCTGAAAATATCGACACACATCCAGATCTTATTGAAAGGAAAACTAATCGTATGAGAATGTCAGATTTGGAAAAAATTGAGTTGCCAGATTTAGATGAAGAGACTATTAAGCAAATGATATCTGAAAAGAGAAAATCATATAGAGAACTAGAACGAAGAACTAATAGGGAAAAAGAATTATCTGTTGTACAGAGGAAACTGGAAATTAAATCTCATTTGCTTGGTTCTAAGCAAGAACAGCCAAAGAAGATAAAACCCGCAACAAAAGATGCAGCCCCAATTTATAAATGGAAATACGAGAGAAAAAAGTAA
- the LOC132945735 gene encoding uncharacterized protein LOC132945735 has translation MKLYLDETCRVNFPGDVINGILCVRECFDFDIEPRIKVTGFTCIWKPGLANTVVTDGEIDEYSVFFNGMAVLSKEDDTHTDTANLSLIDELEGYSKIFKFHIVLPNNLPPSHEVPFGHTRYKLEVQYNGLTTLDYFSVNQWVGLNKRNDASVKRATFFVPFYALCQSIEMILNLNQSYYLPGETVHVIAMIQNNSRTDIIFSKILIVQITKYWKTHHLLPVKHVRVIAEGIRGYIFSGNKQIWDSHPLKLPAIIPTTNTSNNPFNYFEVKYKIKMLIKLKNSNKRIVLKQNLFIGNWDKSIATNGKRFLDILQNNCSTYEVGVKECPLIKAENIDFIPKYMIYEKSQE, from the exons ATGAAACTCTACCTGGATGAAACGTGTCGAGTGAACTTCCCAGGCGACGTCATTAACGGCATACTCTGCGTACGAGAATGCTTTGATTTCgata TTGAGCCCAGGATAAAGGTCACTGGATTCACGTGTATATGGAAACCGGGTCTCGCAAATACTGTGGTGACCGATGGTGAAATCGACGAATACTCTGTGTTCTTCAACGGCATGGCAGTGCTGAGTAAAGAAGATGACACACATACGGATACGGCTAATCTGTCACTGATCGACGAATTAGAAG gatattccaaaatatttaagttCCACATTGTTTTGCCAAACAATTTGCCACCATCGCATGAAGTCCCATTTGGTCATACAAGGTACAAACTAGAAGTGCAATATAATGGTTTAACCACTCTAGACTATTTTAGTGTAAACCAATGGGTTGGTCTGAACAAACGTAATGACGCTTCC GTTAAACGTGCAACATTCTTTGTGCCATTCTACGCACTTTGCCAATCAATTgagatgatattaaatttaaaccagTCATATTATTTACCAGGTGAAACTGTTCATGTGATAGCTATGATACAAAACAATTCTAGGACAGATATAATTTTCTCTAAAATACTCATTGTTCAG ATTACCAAGTACTGGAAGACTCATCATTTATTACCAGTAAAACATGTCAGAGTAATTGCAGAAGGAATACGAGGATATATATTTAGtggaaataaacaaatatgGGATAGTCATCCTTTAAAATTACCAGCAATTATTCCGACTACAAATACATCCAACAATCCATTTAACTATTTTGAAGTGAAGTATAAAAttaag aTGCTTATTAAATTGAAGAATTCAAATAAGAGAATAgtgttaaaacaaaatttatttattggtaattgGGATAAAAGTATCGCTACCAATGGTAAACGGTTTTTAGACATACTGCAAAATAATTGTTCGACTTATG aggtTGGTGTTAAAGAATGTCCTCTAATTAAAGCGGAAAACATAGATTTTATACCAAAGTATATGATTTATGAGAAAAGTcaagaataa